The Archaeoglobaceae archaeon DNA segment AAGACACATTGAGGATGATATTTGAATCTAATTCGAACTTTATCTCTATCCCCTGCTTTTAGGTATCCTTTTTCAATTGCCTTAAATGTTACTGTCTCGGCAATTGTCTCAGAATGAAGCACAGGCTCGTAACCCGGTTTTATGAGTGTCGGATGAGTGAAAACGAAAACCTCTGCCTCGAATTCGCGAACCGCTTTTGGCATAGTTTTGCTAATCACCATCCCCCTACGAATATCTTCGTATCTAACACCTTTTAGTGCAATTCCAACAATGTCTCCGCATTTAGTTTTGCTAATCCGATAGTGGTGCATCTCTATGCTCATGACTTTAACCTGTTTGAAACTACCATCGTCAAATGGCCCGAGAAATACGTCCTCGCCCTCTCTGAGCTCTCCAGATTTAACACTTCCACTCACAACCACGCCAACCCCTGTAACCCTGTAGACTTTATCTATATACAACAAAAAGTCCTTTTCAGCAGTATATCTTTTTGGAAGCCTGTATAACAGTTCTTCGAGCAAATCATACCCCTGAAGTGTAACCGCAGAGGTTTGAATTATTGGGACTATCAGTTTGTTCTCAGAAACAAAGTTAGATACTTTTAAGACATCTCTGATGTCTCGAACAAGTATCGGGATTCTCCCCACAGATCTTAAAAGATTTGAAACCTGTGAAATTATCTCCTTTATCTTTTCTTCGCCAACCATATCTATTTTTGTAATTGCAACGATTACGGGCAATTCCATTGCCAGCAATATGCCGAGATGCTCTCTCGTAGTCCTCATGACTCCATCGTTTGCAGCGATTACAAGCAATCCGTAATCAATTTTTTGCCCTAATAGACCGCGAATCGTAGTTCTAAGCCATGGCTCATGTCCCACTGTGTCAACAAAGCTGACAAGTTTATCGGATTTTTCAACTATTCTTGCCTTCTCCTCCTTGCTCATCGGATTTTTTAACCTCAAAATTTTACCATCTTTAAAGCCCAAAACGGCAAAACTCAGTTCAGCACTAAGTCCGCGCTCAATTTCATGCTTTAAAACATCAAGAAATACTCTGGTAGCTCCATCTCCGTTGTCAGGCATTCCAGTTATGAGGCATCCAACCAAGGTTGATTTTCCATGGTCTACGTGTCCTGCAGTGCCAATCAAAATATGCTCCTTGGCGTTCGATTTCATGATTTCGATTATACCTACATATCCCCCATTTATTTTGTATTTTTCAACAGAACTTATTTCTGCTTCGATTTCTTTTGCGACTTTTCTAAGAACTTCTATTGTTTCATTGAACTTCTCTTCGTCCAGTCCTTTCACGATTCCCGAATCTGAAACTCCTATCACATAGTATGCCCTTCCCTTCCCCATTATGAGTCTATGGTTCATCTGGCAAGCGAGCTGTCTAAAACGACTCTCTTTTAAGTGAGTTGAATTAAGAAACTCCTTAAACTCTACATTCTCACCCTCACCTTTTTCGACGAGTATAGTGAGCTTTTCCACGAATTCTGTAATAGTTGAAAGATTTATTCTTTGTGGCATAGTGTTGAATACAGATATATTTATTTTCAGTGAACTTCATATTATGAGGGCTAGCTGGAAAGGTTCGATAAGCTTTGGCTTAGTCTCGATTCCTGTAAAGGCATACAACACTGCAGTTCCAAAGGAAATAAAGTTCACCTTGCTTCATTCAAGAGACGGTGGAAGAATAAGATACAGAAAATACTGCGAAAAATGCGGGATAGAGGTTAAGGACGAAGAAATCACGAGGGGCTTTGAAGTTTCTAAGAACGAGTATGTGATTCTGACTGACGAGGATTTTGAAAAGATACCCCTTAAGAGTGTAAAAACAATCGAGATAAGGCAGTTTTTCGAGCCTTCAGAACTCAGTATAATCTATTACAACCAATTCTACTATTTAGTTCCAGATAAGGGGGCTGAGAAGGCTTACTTACTTTTAAAAGAGGCTATGAAGGAAACGAATCTCATGGGAATTGGAAAAATTGCAATAAGAGGGAAAGAAGGGCTTGTCGCTTTACGTGAGTTTAATGGTGGGATTTTAATGGCCAATCTTCACTACATTGACGAGATTCGCAGTCCAAGGGAAATTACCGGTTGGGAAGTTAAGGCAGAAATAAGCCCTGAAGAGCTTGAGCTTGCCAAAAAACTTGTTTTGGCTTTAAAAAAGCCTTTAAGACTTGAAGAATTCAGAAACGAATACAAAGAGGCTCTAATGAAGCTGATAGAGGCTAAACTTGCAGGCAGAGAGGTTTTAATGCCAGAAGAAGCTCCTACAGCAAGATCGCTAATGGAGGCACTCAAAGCCAGCTTGGAGGCTATAAGATGAGCTGGTTCGAAGAAAGAATAAAACCGATGCTGGCAGTTAAGGGAAAACCCTTCAGTAGTCCTGAATATTTTTTTGAAATAAAATGGGACGGGACAAGAGCCTTGGCTTTTATTGACGTCAAGAATGAAAAAATAAGACTTCAGAACAGAAGATTGCTGGAGATTTCTTACAGATATCCGGAGTTTGATTTCTTGAATTTCGTTTCAGAGAACGCAATTCTGGATGGGGAAATCGTGGTATTTGAAGGAAATAAACCCTCTTTTAGTTTACTGCAAAAGCGCGATCATACGGATAGCAAGTTTAAGGCATCAATTCTGGCTAAAAAGATTCCGGCAAACTATTTGGTATTTGATGTCCTCTATACTGAGTCTCGAGGTTGGCTTTACAAAACGCCCCTTGAAAATAGAAAGAGGATACTTTCGGAACTTTGTTCAGATACACGTAGAATCGCTCTTGTGGATTACGTAGAGGAAAAAGGTGAAGAGCTCTATGAGAAAGTCGTTAGGGCAGAGATAGAAGGGGTTATAGGAAAGGAGAAAAGAGGTTATTATACTCCGGGAAAAAGATCGGAGAGTTGGATAAAGATAAAGAAGAGAAACACTGGCGAGTTTATAATTGTTGGATGGCTCGAAGGTGAAGGGGAAAGAAAGGGAAAATTTGGATCTCTTATTCTGGCTTTAAAATCTGGAAATAGTTACGTGCATGTCGGCCAGGTTGGCTCCGGATTTGATTCAGATTTTCTTGAGTGGTTCTCTAAAAAGTTGCAGGAAATAGAAATAAAAACACCTTATTTTTTGATCGAAACGAGAAGAGTGGTGCATTGGTGTCAGCCGAAATATGTTTGTGAGGTAGAATATCTCGAGATTACAGAAGATTTAAAGCTACGAGCTCCAGTTTTTCTTAGATTAAGAGATGATAAATCGCCTGATGAATGCAAAATAGAAGATTTAGTTTCCACATCAACCATAGTCCCATAGAGAAAAATTTAAATCCAGATGAAAACATCTGTGCACAACGCTAAAAAAGGCTGTTGTGGGACCATGATGTTGGAGAAACTTGAAGAAAGGAAGGCAGAGCTTGAGAAGGAATTGCAGGAATTTACAAAGAAGAGAGATGAACTCAACCAGTTTGCAAAGGAGTGCGCAAAAAAGAGAGATGAACTAAACAAGGAAGTGAAACAGTTAGTTGAGAAAGTTAAGGAATTGAGGACCAAAAGGGATGAATTGAACAATAAAACCAAGGAACTCAAAGCCAAGAAAAACGAGCTTTATGAAGAAATAGATAAGCTCTACAAAGAAGTCGACAAGCTGCGAAAGAAGATAGACCAAGGTGGAAGACCTCTGGGAGAAATAGAAAAGGAAATTAGAAGACTTGAATTCAAACAGCAAACCACTGTAATGAGTATAGATAAAGAGAGGGCAATAGTTGAAAGGATTTCCAAGCTAAAAAGAGAGCTGGAGGAAAGAAAAGCACAACTTGAGCAACATGAGGAATTCAAGAGACTCATAGTGAGGATAAGAGAATTGAAGGATAAGGTTAGAGAGATCAACAACGAAATGAAAGCATGTGGAGATGAGGCGGACAAATACCACGAAGAACTGATGAAAACGGTAAAAGATCTGGACGAGAAGAGAAAACTTGCAGATGAAATGCATTTGAAGTTCTCAGAAAGTAAAAAAGAGGCAGATAAATGTCATGCTGAAGCTCTCAGAAGGAAGAAAGACATAAAAGATCTTGAAAAAGTAATCAAGGCTCTAAAGTCGAAACAGTATAAGACAAAAGAGCAGATAGAAAGAGAAGAGCTCCTTAAGAAGGCAAAAGAGATTTACGAAATGTTCAAGAGGGGAGAAAAGATAGACACAGAAGACCTGCTTATTCTACAGAGGGCTGGGTTAATCTAAAATTGTAGCCCATTTTTAAAGCTTTTAAGTTTAGTTCTACTCTCCCCATTGTTTCTTTTATCACCTCCTCAACGTGTTCGACTTTAAAAGGCAATTTTAGTAAAGAGAGCATTATTCCAACAATTACAACATTTGCTGTAACTGCATCCCCCACTTTTTCAGCGATCTCAGAAGCATTTACCTCGTAGATTTCATTCGTTATTTTTCTCAGATTCTCCAAAATTTCTTCAATCGTAGGATATCTCGCCAAGCCTACGGTTACTGAAGGTGGAATTATTTTTCTGGAGTTAAGAATTACTTTCGATCTTTTGTTCAAATATTTGGCGTATCTTAAGGCCTCAGAAGGCTCGAGTGCAAGAACTATGTCCGCACCGCAATCTGGGATAAGTGGCGAATGGACATCTCCAATTCTAACATGAACTTCCACGCTTCCTCCACGCTGAGCCATTCCATGCGTTTCTGCAACAAGCACGTTCAGTCCCGCCTTCATCGCTGAGCGAGCGATCAGATGGGCTGTAGTAAGTGCCCCTTGACCACCAACGCCAACAACAAGGATGTTGAGTTCCATGGAGTTCAGCTTTGATTAGGGTTTAAAAAATCCTCGAAATTCATAGTAGCCAATTTAGCAAAGCTTATCTATAATCCTTTAAACGACAAGCATGAAACTCAAGATCTCTTGTGAAGAGCCTGAAAGCTGTTTAGCCTGCGGGATCTGCGTTAGAGTTTGCCCGAAGAAGGCAATTACAATAAACAGAAAGGCTGGAATTTTAAAAATTAACCCCGAGCTCTGTGATGGCGAAAGCTGTAAGATCTGCATTGAAAAATGCCCGATGAAAATACTTGTTCTCGGAGAGCAATTTAGAGAATGGAGATTTCCGATTTTGGAGAAAAAACACAAGAAGAAATTCTTCGGCAATCTGCTCGAAGAAGTCATCAAGCCAGCGATCTGCAGTCATTGCACAGCCTGCTCGGCAATCTGCCCGGTCAAGGGAATAACAGCGGGAGACAAGCCCATAGACTTTCCGAACTGGCTTAAGGACTGCGTGGACTGCGGAGCCTGCGTGAAGGTATGCCCGAGATGGGATTACAAGCCATTGAACGGCATAGGCAACTACATAGAAATCTTCT contains these protein-coding regions:
- the ligD gene encoding non-homologous end-joining DNA ligase, producing MSWFEERIKPMLAVKGKPFSSPEYFFEIKWDGTRALAFIDVKNEKIRLQNRRLLEISYRYPEFDFLNFVSENAILDGEIVVFEGNKPSFSLLQKRDHTDSKFKASILAKKIPANYLVFDVLYTESRGWLYKTPLENRKRILSELCSDTRRIALVDYVEEKGEELYEKVVRAEIEGVIGKEKRGYYTPGKRSESWIKIKKRNTGEFIIVGWLEGEGERKGKFGSLILALKSGNSYVHVGQVGSGFDSDFLEWFSKKLQEIEIKTPYFLIETRRVVHWCQPKYVCEVEYLEITEDLKLRAPVFLRLRDDKSPDECKIEDLVSTSTIVP
- the iorB gene encoding indolepyruvate ferredoxin oxidoreductase subunit beta: MELNILVVGVGGQGALTTAHLIARSAMKAGLNVLVAETHGMAQRGGSVEVHVRIGDVHSPLIPDCGADIVLALEPSEALRYAKYLNKRSKVILNSRKIIPPSVTVGLARYPTIEEILENLRKITNEIYEVNASEIAEKVGDAVTANVVIVGIMLSLLKLPFKVEHVEEVIKETMGRVELNLKALKMGYNFRLTQPSVE
- a CDS encoding coiled-coil protein, which translates into the protein MKTSVHNAKKGCCGTMMLEKLEERKAELEKELQEFTKKRDELNQFAKECAKKRDELNKEVKQLVEKVKELRTKRDELNNKTKELKAKKNELYEEIDKLYKEVDKLRKKIDQGGRPLGEIEKEIRRLEFKQQTTVMSIDKERAIVERISKLKRELEERKAQLEQHEEFKRLIVRIRELKDKVREINNEMKACGDEADKYHEELMKTVKDLDEKRKLADEMHLKFSESKKEADKCHAEALRRKKDIKDLEKVIKALKSKQYKTKEQIEREELLKKAKEIYEMFKRGEKIDTEDLLILQRAGLI
- a CDS encoding Ku protein produces the protein MRASWKGSISFGLVSIPVKAYNTAVPKEIKFTLLHSRDGGRIRYRKYCEKCGIEVKDEEITRGFEVSKNEYVILTDEDFEKIPLKSVKTIEIRQFFEPSELSIIYYNQFYYLVPDKGAEKAYLLLKEAMKETNLMGIGKIAIRGKEGLVALREFNGGILMANLHYIDEIRSPREITGWEVKAEISPEELELAKKLVLALKKPLRLEEFRNEYKEALMKLIEAKLAGREVLMPEEAPTARSLMEALKASLEAIR
- a CDS encoding 4Fe-4S dicluster domain-containing protein, producing the protein MKLKISCEEPESCLACGICVRVCPKKAITINRKAGILKINPELCDGESCKICIEKCPMKILVLGEQFREWRFPILEKKHKKKFFGNLLEEVIKPAICSHCTACSAICPVKGITAGDKPIDFPNWLKDCVDCGACVKVCPRWDYKPLNGIGNYIEIFSAKSKRFTGQDGAMVTEFTATALEENIIEKAIFVARDEEWRTRIVTITEPEQLKDTKITGTKYTFA
- a CDS encoding GTPBP1 family GTP-binding protein — encoded protein: MEKLTILVEKGEGENVEFKEFLNSTHLKESRFRQLACQMNHRLIMGKGRAYYVIGVSDSGIVKGLDEEKFNETIEVLRKVAKEIEAEISSVEKYKINGGYVGIIEIMKSNAKEHILIGTAGHVDHGKSTLVGCLITGMPDNGDGATRVFLDVLKHEIERGLSAELSFAVLGFKDGKILRLKNPMSKEEKARIVEKSDKLVSFVDTVGHEPWLRTTIRGLLGQKIDYGLLVIAANDGVMRTTREHLGILLAMELPVIVAITKIDMVGEEKIKEIISQVSNLLRSVGRIPILVRDIRDVLKVSNFVSENKLIVPIIQTSAVTLQGYDLLEELLYRLPKRYTAEKDFLLYIDKVYRVTGVGVVVSGSVKSGELREGEDVFLGPFDDGSFKQVKVMSIEMHHYRISKTKCGDIVGIALKGVRYEDIRRGMVISKTMPKAVREFEAEVFVFTHPTLIKPGYEPVLHSETIAETVTFKAIEKGYLKAGDRDKVRIRFKYHPQCVFEGQKFIFRESRSKGMGEIIRVFE